The DNA sequence CTTCACGGCCAATATGCGCATCAAGGTCCCTAGTTTGCCGCCTTATCGTTACGGCGATGTGTCAGCGCTCTGCGGTCAACCAATCTTCGAGAAGATCGGCGGAGTCGACGCGTTGACGAACCCGCTGCTGATCATCGAAGTGTTGTCTGACTCAACGGAAGCGTACGACCGTGGAGACAAATTCACGCACTACAAATCTATCCCGAGCTTAAGAGAGTATCTGTTGATAGCTCAGCACCGTCCGCACATCACTCACTATGCGAAGAACGAGGACGGCTCGTGGAGCTACTCCGAAATCAACGATCTTTCCGCGAGCATTCACCTCTCGTCAGTCGATTGCGTGCTGGAGTTGACTTCGGTCTACGAAGGCGTCACGTTCCCGGCAGCGCCGCCGCCTAACCTTCGTGAGCCTTCGTGAGTCTCTCCTCCAGAAGCGCTGTGGAACAACCGGCCGCATCCGAGGACGCGGCCGGTTTGAGTTTCTAGTGGTGCCGAACACTAACCTCAGAATGATTTGGTCCAGGTGCCGAACGGTTTGAACGGATTGCCTCCCGCCGCCCGATCTACGGTTACGTCTATGGTCTTCTTCGGTCCTCGCCCCGCGGATGTTCCCAGAGAGAAAGCGTTCGCGAGGAAGAGATCGCCCGGCGTCCCCGAGATCGTCGCATTGAAGCGGCTGGTGGCTGCGGCATCGTCGTACCACAGCCTCGCCGTTCCGCTACGATGACCGCTGCTGGCAGCAATGCGCACCGACAG is a window from the Acidobacteriota bacterium genome containing:
- a CDS encoding Uma2 family endonuclease, with amino-acid sequence MAAHPKRKYTLEEYFDLELSTNERFEYWNGEVFSMSGGSEEHDQIEGNTYLTLRLALRGRECRVFTANMRIKVPSLPPYRYGDVSALCGQPIFEKIGGVDALTNPLLIIEVLSDSTEAYDRGDKFTHYKSIPSLREYLLIAQHRPHITHYAKNEDGSWSYSEINDLSASIHLSSVDCVLELTSVYEGVTFPAAPPPNLREPS